In Campylobacter massiliensis, the DNA window AGCTGCTCGTCGTTTGCCTCAAGCGCCACGAAAAGGTCGAAAATCTCGTTTATCACGCGATCCGGATCGGCTGCGGGTTTGTCGATTTTATTTACGACGACGATCGGGCGAAGGCCAAGCGAGAGCGCCTTCTTCACGACGAATTTAGTCTGCGGCATTACGCCTTCTTGTGCGTCTACGAGTAGCAAAACGCCGTCGACCATCTTTAGCACGCGCTCTACCTCGCCGCCAAAATCGGCGTGGCCCGGGGTGTCGATGATGTTGATCTTGGTGTCTTTGTAGCGGATCGCGGTATTTTTCGAGAGGATCGTGATGCCGCGCTCGCGCTCGATGTCGTTGCTATCCATCACACGTTCGCCGACGGCTTGGTGCTCGTTAAAAGTACCCGATTGTTTCAAAAGCTCGTCAACCATCGTAGTTTTGCCGTGATCGACGTGAGCGATGACGGCGATGTTTCGTATCTTTTCCAAAGTTTTTCTCCGTTATTAAAATAGGGCTGATTCTAGCCAAATTTTCCTTATAAAAATAATAAAGCCGTTTTGGAACGTTTCTTGCATGGCTCATGAAAGTTAAATTTAAAGGGTTTTTATGCAGACAACTCAAAACGATATTTTATCATTTGACGCAAGCATCAAAGGCGGCGTGAAAAAACAGAGCAAAAACGCGCAAAAAGGCGGCAAAGAGGACGGCGAGTTTCTCTCTATTGTGCTAGACGCGGCCGCTAAAAAGGGCGAAAATTTAAGCGAAAAAGATCTAAAAGAGATGGCAAAAGCAGTAAATTTATCCACACAAACGGCTCAAAACGGGCAAACAAAAGCACCTATCCAAAGCACGGACGTAAAAGAAATTTTAGGCGAGGAAGTAGCGGAAAATTTATTTGAAAATGCGACCTTTATGCAGCTCTTGCAAATTTTAGAGATGCTTAGCGGCGGCGAGAAAATCAGCAAATTTCCAAATTTTGAAAACCGCCTAGCCAAAGTGCTATCAAACGAAGCTACGCTAAACGAGCTAAGGGGAGCTAAAAATCTAAACGAGCTAATAGAGATCGCAAATAAGCTAAATTTGGGTCTAGAAAATATCGAAGTGACGCAGGTTCAGGCCGACGAACTAGGCGAGATGTTTCCAAGTTTGGCGAAAAAAGATTTCTTTGAGCCCGTAACTCCTAAGAAAAATTTTGCATTTAGCGAGCTAAAAAACAAGGTCGAAGAGGCCATAAACGCAAACGAGCCAGAGCCAAAAGATACGCTAAATAAGCTACTAGCCGCCGTGCAAGAAGAGCAAACAAAACCGCAAAATAAGCCTGAAGCCGCGCCTACGAAAGCGGAAAACAATACACAAAATTTAGCCCAAAACGCCAAAATTTTACGCGATGCGGTAAAAAACACAAACGAAAGCACAGATGAAAACAAGCCGATTTCGCAAGATGAAAATGAGCAAAAGCCAAACCTCAAAGCCGAAGGCGAGCTAAATTTAACCGCTGCAAAAAGCGAAAAATCGGGGCTCGGTCAAGACTCTAAAAAGGTAAATTTACAAAATTTGCTATTTCCGGAGCGCGAGAGCGCCGAGGAGCAGGTTTTAACCGAACCGCAAAGCGAAGGTAGCGAAAACAGCGAGCTAAACGCGATGGTAAAAGACGTAATCTCAAATGCCAAAGCTCAAACTAGAAATTTCCAAGCCGTGCGCGAGACGTTTGATAACTTTAGCTCAAATTTAAAAGAGCAAGTCGCGGCCTACAAATCGCCTTTTATGCGCTTTAACATCACGCTAAATCCGCTAAATTTGGGCGAAGTCGAGATCACGATGGTAAATCGCGGCAACAATCTGCACATAAATTTCAACTCAAACACGCAGACGATGAACCTCTTTTTACAAAATCAGGCCGAGTTTAAAAACAGCCTCGTAAATATGGGTTTTACCGAGCTTGAGATGAACTTTAGCGATCAAAATCAGCCTAAAAAAGAGCAAGGACAAAAGAGTTACAAAGGCTCTAAATTTAACGCCGACGACGCAGAGCAAGGCGAAGCGGCGGCGCCTCGTTTAGAGCTCGTCGTTCCGCGATACGTGTAAATTTGGAATCAAATTTGCTTGAGATATAAAAATTTAAAGGATAAAAGATGTCAAACGGACTAGAAACCAATAACTTCACGGTAAACAACCAAGCCGCCAAAAAATCGGCGGACGCCCTACAAAAGGCCGCAGGCACCAATCCAAACGCCCAGCTAGACAAGGACGCTTTTATGAAACTTCTTTTGACCGAACTTCAGTATCAAGACCCGACAAGTCCGATGGATACGGAAAAAATGCTAACTCAAACTAGCCAGCTAGCCTCGCTCGAGATGCAGGAAAATACGAACAAAATGATGCAAAAGCTAGCCGACCAGCTAAAAAACAGCACAAATATGTACGCCGTCGGAGTACTCGGCAAGATGGCTAAAATCGGCGATAGCGGCATCGTAAAAGAAGAAGGCTCAGGCGTCAAATTTGCGGGATTTTTAGAAAGCGCGGCAAAAGGCGGCACGATAAATATAAGAGATAATAGCGGCAAACTCGTAAGAACGCTGGAGTTTGGCGAAGCAAAAGCGGGCGCAAATACATTCGAGTGGGACGGCAAAGATAGCGCGGGCAACGACGCAAAAGCGGGAACCTACTCGGTAGAGATAAACTACGTAGATCTCGCGGGTAAAGCCAAAAGCGGCGGCGTAGGCAACTATCTCGTAGAGGGCGTCAAATTTATCGACGGTGTCGCACAGGTAAAGGTCGGCGGACAATACGTCAGCATCGACAAAGTCAAAGAATTTACCGAGCCGTCAAAAGGATAAATCCATGGTAAGAAGCCTATATAACGGCGTTAGCGGAGTCAGAACGCAGGGGTTTAGCATGGACGTTTGGGCGAACAACATCGCCAACATAAACAACGTCGGCTTTACCGCTTCGATACCGGAATTTAAAAGCATTTTTTATCAGACATCCTTTGCTGCGGGCAATAACCCGACCCAAGATCAAGTCGGTCTGGGCGCTACGGGTATGACGACCGCGCTTAGCTTTTACAAGCAGGGCCCGTTTATGAAAACCGATAACGTCCTAGATATGGCAATCGGCGGCAAGGGATTTTTCGGCGTAACGAACGGCTCAGGAACCTACTACACGCGCGCCGGTAGCTTTGGCGTAGATAAAGACAGATATCTCGTAACAAATCAAGGTAACTACGTCCTAGGTACGCAAAATACGCTAACGCAAGTCACTCCAAGCCAGGGCGCGATAGAGGCTTTCGGTAGAGTAAACAGCACGGCTAC includes these proteins:
- a CDS encoding flagellar basal body rod modification protein, with translation MSNGLETNNFTVNNQAAKKSADALQKAAGTNPNAQLDKDAFMKLLLTELQYQDPTSPMDTEKMLTQTSQLASLEMQENTNKMMQKLADQLKNSTNMYAVGVLGKMAKIGDSGIVKEEGSGVKFAGFLESAAKGGTINIRDNSGKLVRTLEFGEAKAGANTFEWDGKDSAGNDAKAGTYSVEINYVDLAGKAKSGGVGNYLVEGVKFIDGVAQVKVGGQYVSIDKVKEFTEPSKG
- the fliK gene encoding flagellar hook-length control protein FliK, producing the protein MQTTQNDILSFDASIKGGVKKQSKNAQKGGKEDGEFLSIVLDAAAKKGENLSEKDLKEMAKAVNLSTQTAQNGQTKAPIQSTDVKEILGEEVAENLFENATFMQLLQILEMLSGGEKISKFPNFENRLAKVLSNEATLNELRGAKNLNELIEIANKLNLGLENIEVTQVQADELGEMFPSLAKKDFFEPVTPKKNFAFSELKNKVEEAINANEPEPKDTLNKLLAAVQEEQTKPQNKPEAAPTKAENNTQNLAQNAKILRDAVKNTNESTDENKPISQDENEQKPNLKAEGELNLTAAKSEKSGLGQDSKKVNLQNLLFPERESAEEQVLTEPQSEGSENSELNAMVKDVISNAKAQTRNFQAVRETFDNFSSNLKEQVAAYKSPFMRFNITLNPLNLGEVEITMVNRGNNLHINFNSNTQTMNLFLQNQAEFKNSLVNMGFTELEMNFSDQNQPKKEQGQKSYKGSKFNADDAEQGEAAAPRLELVVPRYV